In Ostrinia nubilalis chromosome 26, ilOstNubi1.1, whole genome shotgun sequence, one genomic interval encodes:
- the LOC135084399 gene encoding uncharacterized protein LOC135084399 has translation MIERVHRQLKASLMCHDNTWTTSLPFVLLGMRTAFKEDIKATAAEMVYGENLRLPGEMLAPSVSIHSPENASDFVEKLRHKMADIRPIPASRHSKPSAFIFKDLSTATHVFLRDDTVRRPLQPPYTGPHPIIERSHDGKSLTINIKGKKSNVSIDRVKPAYTDSTTENLYDSQPKAIETLPPAPPQPEPTADSSEKRSYTTRAGRHVKFKDLNEYIFFT, from the coding sequence ATGATTGAACGAGTCCACCGGCAGCTGAAGGCTTCTCTCATGTGCCACGATAACACATGGACTACATCCTTACCATTTGTACTACTGGGCATGCGGACGGCCTTTAAAGAAGACATCAAGGCCACAGCAGCAGAAATGGTATATGGTGAAAACTTACGTCTACCGGGAGAAATGCTAGCACCTTCCGTTAGCATCCATTCACCCGAAAACGCCTCTGACTTTGTTGAGAAACTGCGTCACAAAATGGCAGATATCAGACCCATACCTGCTTCGCGTCACTCCAAACCGTCCGCTTTCATATTTAAAGACCTGAGCACAGCTACTCACGTCTTTCTCCGGGACGATACAGTTCGACGTCCTCTACAACCTCCTTATACTGGTCCGCACCCGATCATAGAACGCTCCCATGACGGCAAGTCTCTGACCATCAACATCAAAGGAAAAAAGTCTAATGTAAGCATCGATCGCGTAAAGCCAGCTTACACCGACAGTACTACTGAAAACCTATACGATTCCCAGCCAAAAGCCATAGAAACTCTGCCACCTGCACCTCCTCAGCCTGAACCAACAGCCGACAGCTCTGAGAAGCGGTCCTACACTACTCGTGCCGGTCGACATGTTAAGTTCAAAGATTTAAACGAATATATATTTTTCACATAA